In Erpetoichthys calabaricus chromosome 2, fErpCal1.3, whole genome shotgun sequence, a genomic segment contains:
- the LOC114647175 gene encoding uncharacterized protein LOC114647175 yields the protein MNYYYGHNFSEPYYPNMSVSGYPYYWRSANTGGTDDGHFLPPIHLHNYTSRPYTLVKEDWDMYSEGGRAVEYHHFYGINPLSLMNLYWYYQQAYLYPQNYSMYRKMTPEPPNNGAWPEGFTMKGELRWGKLERIYGPRREVPEFVKDDLRRVYGTYPKTDVSITYQGGEFLVKGDPRVGEQEYKVEKKVIRQAASPEGDSVSEIVEKRKKKKNKR from the coding sequence TCCCAACATGTCTGTTTCTGGCTACCCCTACTATTGGAGATCAGCAAACACTGGAGGAACAGATGACGGTCACTTTTTACCTCCCATTCATCTACACAATTACACTAGTCGACCTTATACCCTGGTTAAAGAAGATTGGGACATGTACTCTGAAGGAGGCAGGGCTGTAGAGTACCATCACTTCTATGGAATCAACCCCTTGTCCTTAATGAATCTTTACTGGTACTATCAACAGGCTTACTTGTACCCTCAGAATTACTCCATGTACCGTAAAATGACTCCTGAGCCCCCAAATAATGGTGCATGGCCAGAGGGTTTTACCATGAAAGGAGAACTTCGCTGGGGAAAATTGGAAAGAATTTATGGGCCCCGTAGAGAAGTGCCAGAATTTGTGAAGGATGACCTGCGGAGGGTGTATGGGACCTATCCAAAGACCGATGTTTCCATCACCTACCAAGGAGGGGAGTTTCTGGTCAAGGGAGATCCTAGAGTCGGAGAACAAGAGTACAAGGTAGAGAAGAAAGTCATTCGGCAGGCAGCCTCTCCAGAGGGGGACAGCGTGAGTGAAATTgtggagaaaagaaagaagaagaaaaacaagcgTTAG